Proteins from one Sabethes cyaneus chromosome 2, idSabCyanKW18_F2, whole genome shotgun sequence genomic window:
- the LOC128735202 gene encoding cuticle protein 16.5-like: protein MFPKVIILACLAISSAIAEPNLDAQLAYGAHLLGGINPELYATTKALAPLQYASGFPLLYAAQLLAGPVHKTVKPIVSAPLQYAATLPVSYGAPAAFAYSSPYQSLTYGAQTPLTYAGPTFHNQPYASYAAAPAHTTLAYGGSALNSGPLVGSPVAPTALNYAAFAANAQALGGSAYAAQALDAALGRSAAELYTRGVPFAFPAQAAVAAAAAANGAAASANSETARQIAALQIAPGYNPSASLGETRAQARADRH, encoded by the exons ATGTTTCCTAAAGTG ATAATTTTGGCTTGTCTGGCAATTAGTAGTGCCATCGCAGAGCCCAACCTAGATGCCCAGCTAGCTTACGGAGCCCACTTACTGGGAGGAATCAATCCGGAACTGTACGCCACAACCAAAGCCCTGGCACCGCTCCAGTATGCCTCCGGCTTCCCGTTGCTTTACGCCGCTCAACTGCTGGCCGGTCCCGTACATAAaaccgtcaaaccaatcgtgaGTGCACCCCTGCAGTATGCAGCCACCCTTCCGGTAAGCTATGGCGCTCCGGCTGCTTTTGCTTACAGCAGTCCCTACCAGTCTCTGACTTATGGAGCGCAAACTCCGCTAACCTACGCTGGGCCGACATTTCACAACCAACCATACGCTTCGTACGCAGCCGCTCCTGCTCACACCACACTGGCCTACGGCGGCAGCGCACtcaacagtggacccctcgtcgGATCACCCGTTGCTCCCACGGCCCTCAATTACGCCGCTTTTGCCGCCAACGCTCAAGCTCTCGGAGGTTCTGCGTACGCCGCCCAAGCCCTGGACGCCGCTTTGGGCCGATCCGCCGCCGAGCTCTACACTCGCGGAGTACCGTTTGCATTTCCCGCTCAAGCGGCAgtcgctgccgccgccgccgccaacgGCGCCGCTGCCAGTGCGAATTCGGAAACTGCACGCCAAATTGCCGCCCTACAAATTGCTCCGGGTTATAATCCGTCAGCGTCCCTGGGCGAAACACGTGCGCAAGCTCGGGCAGATCGTCACTAG